A region from the Pithys albifrons albifrons isolate INPA30051 chromosome Z, PitAlb_v1, whole genome shotgun sequence genome encodes:
- the GADD45G gene encoding growth arrest and DNA damage-inducible protein GADD45 gamma, which yields MTLEEIHGQQPAPSGHDWMQGAGTALHELLVSAQRRDCLTAGVYESAKLMNVDPDNVAFCLLATDQEDEGDIALQIHFTLIQAFCCENDIDIVRVNDVAKLEAIVGPSDESGEPRDLHCILITNPNEEGWKDPALEKLNLFCEERRNVNDWVPTITLPE from the exons ATGACTCTAGAGGAGATCCACGGACAGCAGCCTGCGCCTTCGGGCCACGACTG GATGCAGGGCGCCGGCACGGCCCTCCACGAGCTGCTGGTGTCGGCGCAGCGCAGAGACTGCCTCACCGCCGGCGTATACGAGTCGGCCAAGCTGATGAATGT CGACCCTGACAACGTCGCGTTCTGCCTGCTGGCCACGGACCAGGAGGACGAGGGGGACATTGCCCTGCAGATCCACTTCACCCTGATCCAAGCCTTCTGCTGCGAGAACGACATCGACATCGTGCGAGTGAACGACGTGGCCAAACTGGAGGCCATCGTGGGGCCCAGCGACGAGTCCGGGGAGCCGCGAGACCTCCACTGCATCCTCATCACG AACCCGAATGAAGAAGGCTGGAAGGACCCAGCTCTTGAAAAGCTGAACTTATTTTGTGAAGAGAGACGAAATGTCAATGACTGGGTACCAACTATCACCTTGCCCGAGTGA